From Gottschalkiaceae bacterium SANA:
CTCTTGTGCCGCCGTTGAACCGGCCTCTCGAATATGATAACCCGAGATGCTGATGGTATTCCATTTTGGCACCTCTTTAGAACAGTATGCAAAAATATCTGTAATCAGTCGCATAGAGGGTTCCGTTGGATAGATATATGTTCCCCGGGCGATATATTCTTTCAAGATATCATTTTGAATGGTTCCCCGCAATTGATCCGCTGAAACGCCTTGCTTTTCGGCCACTGCGATATACATGGCAAGAAGAACCGCTGCTGGCGCGTTAATGGTCATGGATGTACTCACACGATTCAATGGGATTCCATCAAAAAGTCGTTCCATATCAGCAAGAGAATCAATGGCAACACCCACCTTGCCAACTTCGCCAGCCGCTAATGGATGATCGGAATCATATCCAATCTGCGTCGGCAGGTCAAAGGCAACAGACAATCCTGAAGAACCTTGAGAAACCAGGTACTTGTATCTTGCATTGGATTCCTCTGCCGTTGCAAAACCAGCGTACATGCGCATGGTCCACAATCGACCCCGATACATAGTCGGCTGCACCCCTCGCGTAAACGGGTACTGGCCAGGAAAGCCAATCTCCTCTAGATATTGATCCTCTCCATCCATGGGTGTGTAAAGTCGTTCCACCGGTTCTCTGGATCCAGTTACAAAGCTTTCTTTTCGCTCTGGAAAGCGATCTGTTACTTTCTTAACGGTAGTGTCTTCCCATCGTTCCCGTTCGGTTTGCACCTGTTTCTTCCAATTCTCCATTCTCTTCCTCCCGCTTAGTGCGATATTCACCTCTAGCCTACAAGAAAACGATGTCATATGCAAGTTTTATTGCAGTATTTTTGATTTTTTACGAAAACATCATAATTTATGAATGAATAATTGCAAGAAAACACCCTAAGCTGTCGCCTAGGGTGTCTCATTCTTCCTATTCTTCATCAATTTCCATTGCAGTTGTAAAGGCTGGATCCCCGATTGGATCCTGATTTGAACCTTCTACTTTCAGTTCTTTCTTCTCTGGTTTGGCCTCCGTCGCACTCGCAACAGGTAGGGCTTCCCCTTCGTTGAAAATTGCACTGAACTCGTCGGCCGTTATGGTTTCCTTCTCGAGAAGCAGATCTGCAACCGCATGAACCTTATCCATATGATCCGTCAGCAATTGACGGCATATACGATAGGCTTCATCAACAATTTGACGCATTTCTTTATCAATCTTTGAAGCCGTTTCATCACTATAGTCTTGAGACCTTGCGATATCACGCCCCAAAAAGACTTCATTGGATTCTTTACCGTAAGTCATTGGACCCATTTCATCATTCATTCCATAATGAGTGACCATGGCTCTTGCCGTAGCGGTTACACGTTCAATATCATTTGAAGCACCCGTGGAGATATCGTCCAAGACCAGTTCTTCCGCAACACGTCCACCCAATAAGACCACCAATTGCTCTTCCATATCTCGCTTGGAAATAAATCGCTTGTCCTTGTCTGGTAAATGCATGGTAAATCCACCTGCGCTTCCACGCGGCATAATCGTAACCATATGCACCTTGTCTACATGAGAGAGATATTGACTAACAACGGCATGACCCGCTTCATGGAAGGCCACCAGTCGATTTTCTTCCGCAGATCGAACATGGCTCTTTTTCTCCGGACCAGCAATTACTTTGGTAATGGCTTCCTCGGCAACTCGCATGGGAATCTCTAGCAGGTTTTCACGCGCTGAAAGGAGCGCCGCTTCATTTAAGAGATTCTCTAAATCAGCCGGTGTAAAACCAATGGTTCGCTTGGCCAATGTTTTCAAGTTGATATCCTTGTGCATCGGTTTGTTACGGCAATGAACTTTTAAAATTGCCTCTCGTCCCTTGATGTCTGGAATACCTACCCGCACCTGACGGTCAAAGCGACCTGGGCGGAGAATAGCAGGATCTAAAATATCCGGACGATTTGTTGCTGCCATAACAATCACGCCTTCATTCACACCAAATCCATCCATTTCTACCAATAATTGATTTAGGGTTTGCTCACGTTCATCGTGACCACCACCAACACCGGCGCCACGACGGCGTCCAACTGCATCAATTTCATCAATAAAGATAATACATGGAGAATTTTTCTTTGCTTGCTCGAAGAGATCACGAACACGTGAAGCACCCACCCCGACAAACATTTCGACAAAATCGGACCCACTGATGCTAAAAAATGGAACGCCAGCTTCTCCAGCTACCGCTTTTGAAAGATAGGTTTTCCCCGTTCCCGGAGGACCAATCATTAATATCCCTTTTGGAATGCGGGCACCCAATTGAATATATCGCTTTGGATGACTAAGGAAATCAACAATTTCCGCCAATTCTTCCTTTTCTTCTTCCAAACCTGCCACATCGGCAAAACTCACATTGGTAGAACCCGATTCAACCATACGTGCCTTAGACTTGCCAAAATTCATGGCACCTTTTCCACCGCCACCCTGAGATTGACGCATAAAAAGATACCAAATTACCGCGAAAAAACCGACCATCAAAAGTGGAGACAAAATCGTCAACCATAAAGGATCACCCTGGGGTTGCCGCACCACCAGATTCACATCACTACCTTCTAAATTCAATGAATCGTAATAGTCTTTATCAAAATCTGGAATACTGGCAGTCACATTGGTCCCGTCAACCAAGGTTCCCTGAACCTCATCACCTACTGCTACCAAATCGCCATCGACTTCTCCCGCTTCGATTTTCTCTAACAAGACATTATAACTTAATTCTTCTGCTGCTTCAAACTGATTGCTGGTCATGGAAGCGATCAAAATAATCACTAAAAAGACCAACAGATACATTCCAACTCCTCGAAAATACTTCGGCATTGTCATCACCTCCTGAAAATTCTGCGTTTATGCTTTATTCATAGACCGATGGGTCTAAAATTCCAATATAGGGCAGATTTCGATATTTTTCTGAATAATCCAATCCATATCCCACCAAGAATCCGTCAGCTACAACGAATCCCGTATAATCAAAAGTGTGACCCGTTGTTTGTCCTTCTCTTTCCAAAAGTGCACAGACTTTCAACGAAGCTGGTTCGCGTTCCTTAAGGATCCGAAGCAAGTACTTCAAGGTCAAACCACTATCAATAATGTCTTCTACGATCAATACATTTCTACCCTCAATACTAGAATTCAAATCTTTTACAATTTTTACAATTCCAGAAGATTCCGTTGAGTTGCCGTAGCTAGAAACTGCCATAAAGTCCATCTCAAGAGGACGATCAATCGCCTTAACCAAATCACTCATAAAAAGAACGGCGCCTTTTAATACACAGATTACCATCAAGTCTCCATCCGGATAATCCTTAGTGATTTGAGCACCCAGCTCACTCACTCTTTTTTGCAACACTTCTTCTGACAATAATACCTCTTTAATATCCCTCTTCATGATGTCCTCCTTCAAAACGCCTCCAAGAGATACGCAACACGCGCGCTCCCGCTTGAGGACGTTCAACACATTTCCTCTGACCAGCAATCCATAAGATTTGGTCGTTAACTGCCAGTAATGGCCAGGATACTCGTTGATGCTGCGGGATCTTCTCATCAATCCAAAACCGCTTCAACTTTTTTCTGCCCTGTTTTTGTGGCAAGAAAAACCAGTCCCCCGACTGCCTTGTCCGCCAAAATAAGCTGCTCTTTATTTTATCATAATCGATTTCAATGGTAAATGGATCTGAAGCTTCTTGTGCATTTTTTTCCCACTCCGCATAGACAATTCCCCCCGGTACTCGGGTTTCGCCTGGAACACATAAGGAAATTGAAAAGGGTTGTTCCTTTTCTCCCACGCCCCAATAAATCGCTTGACTTCCAATCAAAAAGCCTCGATTCATTGAAAATTGAAATAGGTTTCCCGTCTGTCCTTGGCGAATCAACTTGATTGCCTGCTGGATCTGACTACTTGTTACATCTTTTCGACTACCAAATTGCTTTTCCAATGCAAGAAAAAGCACACGGGAAAGGATCGGCAATTCCATGGATTTAAGCAAATCACGATTTAAAGCAATGCCACCTGCCTCAAAAACTACGGCTTGGGTAAAGGCCTGTTGAGCCATAAACTGCAGGTAGTCATCATCCTGGGCAATGAGCTCACTGGTCTGTACAATCCGGTCAACCACCCCTTGGTCAAAGCGATTTTCGAGCAGGGGAATCAGTTCATGCCGAATCCAATTACGCGTATATACTGTGGATTCATTGGTCTTGTCAATAAAATAGGCAATGTTCTTTTCCCGGCATGCCGCAAGGATTTCCTCTCGTTTCCACTCATGCAAAGGACGCAAAACCGGTGCTTCAATCGCTGGAATACCGCGCAATCCCCGAGCACCCGCACCGCGAAACAGATGAAACAAAATGGTTTCCACCTGATCGTTCCGATGATGGCCTGTCAAAATCCAACCAGGATTTTCCTTACGGATTGAGGCAAAAAACTCATATCGCAAATTCCGTCCCGCTTCCTCAAGAGTTAAGTGATGTTCTGCCGCAAAGGCCGCACACGCCACTCGCTTTGAATAAAAAGGAATCTTTCGCGCTTGGCATAAGATGCGTAAGGCTTCCTCTTCCTGATTGGCCTCATCTCTCAATCCATGATTCAGATGTGCAGCAAGTACCGGAAATCCACCCCCTGCAGCGGCCATACAGGTCAACTCCAGCAGAAGTGCAGAATCCGGTCCTCCAGATAAAGCGACAATGGCGCATTGATCTTCCTTAATTTGATTTTGAATCCATTGAATGGTTTGGCTTGCTTTTTTCATCATGATTTTTCACCTCAAAATACAAATGGAAAAAACCGGAAAAATATCCGGTTTTAATCACGAGTTTGATACCCACGCTTTGTTCGCGTAGGTTTCTTTTTAAATTCATTTCGCTCATTGCTGTCTTTAAGGTAAGCTTCTAATTTATCTTCAAAAGTCGCAGGTTTATACTCACGATTTCGAGGGGGAAATGGTTTCTTTCCCTGTGGTTTTCTACTAAAATTACGTTCTCCTGACGGTTTTCCGTTCGGCCTGCCTGTCGGCTTAGCCGATGGTCTTCCTTCACTAGGTTTCCGCTCCGGTCGCTTTTCAGTTTGTCGAATCGACAAACTAATCTTCCCGTCATTGCCAATGGTTAATACTTTTACCTTGACTTTGTCACCCACTTTATACAAGCCAGACAATTCCTCTATGTATTGATAGGATACCTCAGAAATATGAACCAATCCTGATTTAGGTGCTCCAACATCAATAAATAATCCGAATTTTGCGACCCCTGTTATAACACCTTCAACAATCTCATTCTCTTTCAGCTGCATAAAAATGCGACTCCTCCTTATTAGTGTGTACCACGTATGACTATGAGTATAGGTGATGAAAGCGATTCTGTCAATTTTTAAAGAGCGCTTCCATTGGATCTTCCGTCTCCGTTCGGTCTTGATCCTTATAAATCAATTCATTGTCTCGTACCATTCCATAAAACCGTGCCATCTTTTCAACAAATTCGGGATCATTCTTTGCACCAAGTAAATCCTCACGAATATGGATTCTTTCCTTAATTCGAATAATTTCCTTCGACTTATCTTCCTGGATTTTTTCCAATTCTTCCATGCGAATTTGATGGCGACCCAAAGCCGTCATCACTCCCGTTCCAAACAACAATACCAAGATGAGGAGAAGAACACTTTTTCCTATCCATCCTCGCATGAAAGGTCTCCTTTCAGTCACCAATTACCTCATACATAGTCTCGGCCGTTTGCTTGGTCGCATGATCCAAACAAAGCATAACCTCCACAGTCAACACCTTCGAACCCAATCGCAACTCAATGCGGTCACCTGGTACAACTTCCGTTCCCGGCTTCGCTTTTCTTTCATTGACTAAAACACGTCCCTGATCGCAAGCCTCTTTGGCTACAGTCCTCCGCTTGATAATTCGTGCATTTTTTAAATATTTGTCAATTCTCATTTTTTGTCCCCTTTGCCTGTATTCTTCTTTATTCTACGAAACATTTGCAATAAAAGTCAAATAAAAAAACCAGGCTAGCCTGGTTTTCTTACTAAGTATAAGGACTATTTGTTTACTTTCGCTTTCAAAGTCTTACCAACTTTGAAAACAGGTGCTTTCGATGCAGGAATTTGAATCGATTCCGCTGGGTTCCTTGGGTTACGACCTTCACGTGCTTTACGCTCACGAACTTCGAATGTACCAAATCCAACCAATTGAACTTTTTCTTCCGCAATTAACGCTTCCTCTACGCTCTCAATGAATGCATTCAAAGCTGCTTCTGAATCTTTTTTGCTTAAACCACATTTGTCTGCCATTTTAGCAATGAGTTGTGCCTTGTTCATCGATAAACCCCTCCTCAACTTTATATGAATCAGTAAAACTGAATCATTACTCTTCCTGCTTGCATTTATCCCAAAGCGCATCCAAGGCTTCCAAACCCAGAGTTTCCATTTCTAAGCCTCTTTTTTCCGCTTCGTTCTCCATCCAGCTGAATCGACGAATAAACTTATCCGTAGCCCGTTTCAGCGCAAGCTCGGGATGGATCTTGTAAAAACGTGAAACGTTGACAATCGCAAAGAGCAAATCGCCAAATTCCATCTCCATTTCATCGGTTTGATTCAATCGAAGAGCCTCTTGGAATTCTTCAAGTTCCTCCTGCAATTTTTGCATGGGACCCTGAGCATCCGGCCAATCAAAACCAATCTCCGCCGCCTTTTTCTGAACCTTTCGACTCCGAACAAGCATTGGCAAAGCTTCAGGCAATTCTTTCATTCGCTGTGATTGAACCCGTTGCGACTTTTCGTCTGCTTTGATCTCTTCCCAGCGCTTGAGAACACCATCCGTAGTTTGAATCGATTCCCCCGCGAAAACATGCGGATGACGTCGAATCATTTTCTCGCAGATTCCGGTCGTTATGTCCAAAAGGGTAAAAAAACCGTCTTCTTCCGCAATCAAGCCGTGAAATACAATCTGCAACAATACGTCTCCTAGTTCTTCTTCTAGATTCGTATCATCTTGTTGGTTAATTGCTTCGATCACCTCATAGGCTTCTTCTAGCAAATTAGCTCTCAAAGATTCATGGGTTTGTTCCCGATCCCATGGGCAACCGCCCGGACTTCTCAATCGCTCAATTATGGCAATCAGGTCTCGAAAACCAAAGCGTGTTTGATCCACAACCTTCGGCACATACACCGATGTTAAATGAGAACACTTCACTTGATAAAGGTTCATCAAAGAAATACGTTGAACCTTCTCTGATGGATCCATGGGATGATCAATCACCAACACTTCTTGTTCATCGCCATAACTTTCCGTCAGCTGAACGCCAAGCTCTGACAACAATCCTTCATCGTCAATATTGGTGATCAGGATCCCTTGTTGGAAATCAATCATTCGAGAATCAAATTGCGAAGCTTCAATAATTTGACATCCTTCTGAAAAATCTTGTGCAATTACGGTCATTGCAGCATCAATCTGGCTGATTCCACCAAGAAATTCTATCCTTATTTTATCCTTCAAATCCGATGAAGTCAACATTTTCACGACGTTTTCACCAAAAATTGGATGTCCTAGAACAAAGTAAAAGAGATTTTCTTGTTTTTGTCCTTCTTCTAGGAGCTTTTGATAGATTTTATCCTCGACTTCTGCCAAGGAATCCAACTCTTCATAGAAGTTGTCGAAACTCGTCAATATGACTCCAGCCTCCACTGCCGCCTCGGCAACTGGATGCTTAAGCGTGCGAAAAAACTTCTTGCCCTCTGTTTCAAACAAAGCGCGATATGCAGCAACAGTCATATCATCGATCCGTCCAGGCCCTAGACCCACTATCGTAATCGTATTCATAAAATCCCTCCTTTTCTCAGTATACTGGATTCCAGAAAAAAGAAAAACATCCCGAAGGATGTTTTTTTATCATTCACCTATTCTTGTGTTGATTCTTCCGTTTCTTCTGTTGCAGTTTCTTCTGTTGCAGTTTCAAGGATGCCGGCACCCTCGCCTAGAAGCACATCATAGATTGGGTATGTTGTCACTTCAGCTGCCTCAATAATTTTCGAAATACTTGCCGAAATATTCTCACCAGCCAATTGTGTCTTAATTTGATCCTGATATTCTTCAAAGCTTGGATCTAATCGATCTTCCACCTTGATTACATGCCAGCCAAATTGTGTGGATACAGGAGCTGAAATTTCTCCAGCCTCTGTACTGAAAGCAGCCAGTTCAAATTCAGGCACCATTTGTCCCCGAGAAAAATAGCCCAAGTCTCCGCCAGTTTCAGCGCTTGGTCCAATTGAATTTTCTTTAGCCAAGGTTGCAAAGTCTTCCCCTGCTACAGCTCGCTCATAAATTGCGTCCGCTTCCTCTTGAGACTCAACAAGAATATGACGTGCCCAAACTTGTTCGTAGCTTGCTGCATTGGCGTCATAAAAAGCCTGAACATCCACATCAGCAATCTCTACTTCACTACGCAATTGTGTATCGTATTTCTCAATCAATAATTGTTGCTTCAACAATTCCTGGTAATAAACTTCATCGATTCCAGTATTGGTTAAGAACTCTTCGTAATTGGCTTTTAATTCCTCATCGGCTTTAATCGAATCAAGTTCCGCCTGTACCTCTTCATCGGTTACGGAAATTCCCATATCCAAGGCCGATAGTTCCAAGGTCTTTTGCTGAACGTATTGCGCAACCATAGAGTCCAAATATTGACGTTCATAAGTCATGCCGTTGCCAGCATCCTCTGTCCACATCTCTGGTGTAATGTAACCGATCACTTCTACATATTTTTTATTAAAGGCAAAGAAGCTTTCAAATTCCCCCAATGGCAGATCAACGCCATTAATTGTTGCCACATTCGTCACTGCTTCTGTTTCTGGTGCTGATTGTCCTTCTTGTGCTGCTGAACATGCCGCCAACACACCTGGTACGACCATCAGAATCACCATGAATATCGCTACTACTCTCTTTTTCATCCTGTCTCCTCCTTATACTGATACTTTGCTATTATACCAAATCCGACCCTACTTGCGGTTAGCTTTTTCATCAATTCTTAAAAAATTCACAGATCATCCCCACAGCTTCTTCCATTAGAAGTAAAGCTTCCTCGGCTGTACAGTCTCGCTTGAGTAAAAAGATCTTTGGAAATTCCGTCGATAAGTCAAAATCTACCATGCGTGCATAATGATCCATCAACATCTTGCCCAGTTCCGGCGTAAAGGACAAAGCCTTGGCAAAATTCATCACAACACCCTTCTTGGTATGAGAAATTGTAGAGAATCCCGCGTGCTTTGCACCCGCACGCACCTTGGCAATCCGCATCAGATTAATTAATGCTGCTGGCGGTTCACCGAATCGATCAATCAGTTCATCTAAAATCTCGGAATAATCCGCCGTTGACTCAATCGTCGCTATGCGTTTGTACATTCGAATTTTCTGCTCCGCATCCTGAATATATTCATCAGGAATGTAGGCGTCCACCTGCAATTCCAGTTTGGATTCGCTTTCTTCTGATCCCAATTCCAAACTTCCCGTATAAAGGCTCACTGCCTGCTCCAAATACTTCACATAGAGATCATATCCAATGGAAGCCATATGACCATGTTGTTCAGCCCCCAACAAATTTCCCGCACCTCGGATTTCCAAATCCCGCATGGCAATCTTGAAGCCCGCTCCGAATTCCGTGAACTCCCGAATTGCTTTCAATCGTTTCTCCGCTACCTCGGACAAAACCTTATTCTTTTGAAAAGTGAAATAGGCAAAGGCAAGCCGATTGGAACGGCCAATCCGTCCCCGCAATTGATACAATTGAGAAAGCCCCAATCGATCGGCGTCGAAGATAATCATGGTATTGACATTAGGAATATCCATACCGGTTTCAATAATTGTGGTGCTGATCAAGACATCGATTTCTCCGTCTAAAAAGGCAACCATCACGGCTTCCAGTTCCCGTTCCCCCATCTGCCCATGGGCGACGGCGATCCTCGCTTCCGGAATCAATTTTTGCAGTTTCCCCTGCATGGACCGAATTCCTTTCACGCGGTTGAAGACAAAGTACACCTGACCTTCCCGCTCCAATTCGCGTCGTATCGCATCACGCACCAGTTCCTCTTGGTACTCGACAACAAAGGTCTGTACCGGCAGTCGCTCTTCTGGTGGCTCATCGATCACAGAGAGATCACGCACCCCAATCATAGACATATGCAAGGTCCTGGGAATAGGCGTCGCTGACAAGGTCAGTACATCTACTGAAGCCTTCATCATTTTCATGGCCTCTTTGTGACGAACCCCGAATCGTTGTTCCTCATCCACAATCAAAAGACCCAGATCCTTATATTGCAAATTTTTTGAGAGAATTCGATGGGTACCAACAATCACATCAATATTTCCAGCCTTCACATCCCGAAAAATCGACTGCTGCTGCTTGGCCGTACGGAATCGACTCAGCATCTCCACTTTTACTGGAAATTCCTGAAAACGAGAAAGAAAGGTGTTATAGTGCTGCTGTGCCAAAATGGTGGTCGGCACCAAAATAGCCACCTGTTTTCCATCAAGAACAGCCTTGAAAGCAGCCCGCAAAGCAACCTCTGTTTTCCCATAGCCAACATCGCCGCAAAGCAGGCGATCCATTGGGCTTGGTTTTTGCATGTCGGACTTAATTTCCTCTATACATTGCAATTGATCCTGGGTTTCTTCGTAGGGAAAGAGATCCTCGAACTGGCGCTGCCATTCGTTGTCATCGCTGAAGGCATATCCCTTCACCGATTCCCGCTTGGCGTAGTGCTCCAGCAATTCTCGAGCCATAATCTCAATGGCCTTCCTAGCCGTTTGTTTGGTCCGTTTCCAATCGTCCGAACCCATCTTGTTAAGCCGCGGTGACCCCGCATCTCCACCAATGAACTTTTGAAGAATTTGCATTTGATCCACAGGTACATAAAGACGATCTGTACCTCGATACTGCACAATCAAATAATCCCGTTTGATTCCCAAAATCACCTTTTGTTCAATGCCTTGGTATTGACCGATTCCAAATTCCTCATGAACGACATAATCGCCCACCTTTAAATCCATAAAGGTTTCAATTCGACGACTTTTCTCTTTTTCTCGTTTCCGACGTTTGCGTTTGCTTCCGCCATAAACTTCAGCTTCACCAAAGAGAAATATTTTCTCATCAATATACTCAAATCCCTGATTCAAGGATTCCTTGCTTATGGTAACAAATCCCGGCTGCGTTTGAAAGTCAGATAGAACGGGAATCCGCGCCTCTTCCAAATACTGTTTTAAAGCAAGCGCTCTTTCCGTACTCCCCGTAAAAAAGACCACGGTGCCATCTCGCGCCAAAAGCCGCTTTGTCTCTTGGGCTAAAAGCTCAAATTTACGATGAAAAACCGGATTGGCTTTTGTCCGTACTTGCACCAGTGCCTTGGGCGCAAAGAATCGACTGTTTTTCAACAATCGAGTCGAGGTGATCAGTCGACGATTTTCCAGGGGCAATTGTTCGAAAGGCAATAGTGCCTCCGCATGGCGGGACAAAGTCTCGCCGGCAAGATGCAACTCCTCCAATCGATGGTGGAATTGATGCTGCTGATCCCGTCCAGCTTCCAAAATTCGATCCGGTTCCTCTAACACAAGGACCGCATCGGCCTGCAACCAGTTCAGCAAACTTTCTGACTCCTCTAAATAAGGGTAGCAAAGGGCCGCACTGGGAAGGGGCAAATCGCTTTCGATCTGGTGGATCACCTTCTCAAACTTTTCCACCCGCTTGGTTCGCTCTGCTCCGTGCTTTTCTTTTTTGGTTGTTTCGGCCAAGTCCTTTTCGATCCCCACGGCAACCCGCTGTCTTTGATCCTGGGTCAAGATAAATTCTACAGCCGCCGGAATCAAAGCTTCCTGGCTATTTTCAAAGGACCGTTGAGTTCCCAAGTCAAAACTTCGAATTGAATCGATTTCAATGTCGAAAAACTCCAACCGTAACGGGTCTTCCGCATCCGACGGAAAACAATCAATAATCCCGCCCCGAGCGCTAAACTGGCCAGGACCTTCGATCATCGTTTCTCGCCGATACCCTAATTTTACCAAAGATTCAATGACTTTCTGCGGTTCAATCATCTGACCTACGACCAGCCGCAACTCCCCGTATTGTTTCTTGGGCAGCATGGGATTCATCATTGCTTCCGTACAGGTTACATAGATGCCCTTGCTTCCCCGCTGCAAATGATGCAAGGTACGAAGCCGTTGATTCATATTCTCGTGACTGAATGCTTCAATATCATAAAAATAAGTTGGACGTGCCGGAAAATAATGCACAATTCCCGTCACAAAACTTTGAATCATGGTCCTCGCCGCCCGCGCTTGATGGTCCTGGGAAAAAACCAGAACCACTTGACACTCATCAGCATATCGGGCAAAGAGTTGAAATAAAGCCTCCTCCGACAATCCATGCAAGGAAATCGGAAA
This genomic window contains:
- the mfd gene encoding transcription-repair coupling factor, producing MQGLWGKITEQTKAYADITHAIDNGSFPISLHGLSEEALFQLFARYADECQVVLVFSQDHQARAARTMIQSFVTGIVHYFPARPTYFYDIEAFSHENMNQRLRTLHHLQRGSKGIYVTCTEAMMNPMLPKKQYGELRLVVGQMIEPQKVIESLVKLGYRRETMIEGPGQFSARGGIIDCFPSDAEDPLRLEFFDIEIDSIRSFDLGTQRSFENSQEALIPAAVEFILTQDQRQRVAVGIEKDLAETTKKEKHGAERTKRVEKFEKVIHQIESDLPLPSAALCYPYLEESESLLNWLQADAVLVLEEPDRILEAGRDQQHQFHHRLEELHLAGETLSRHAEALLPFEQLPLENRRLITSTRLLKNSRFFAPKALVQVRTKANPVFHRKFELLAQETKRLLARDGTVVFFTGSTERALALKQYLEEARIPVLSDFQTQPGFVTISKESLNQGFEYIDEKIFLFGEAEVYGGSKRKRRKREKEKSRRIETFMDLKVGDYVVHEEFGIGQYQGIEQKVILGIKRDYLIVQYRGTDRLYVPVDQMQILQKFIGGDAGSPRLNKMGSDDWKRTKQTARKAIEIMARELLEHYAKRESVKGYAFSDDNEWQRQFEDLFPYEETQDQLQCIEEIKSDMQKPSPMDRLLCGDVGYGKTEVALRAAFKAVLDGKQVAILVPTTILAQQHYNTFLSRFQEFPVKVEMLSRFRTAKQQQSIFRDVKAGNIDVIVGTHRILSKNLQYKDLGLLIVDEEQRFGVRHKEAMKMMKASVDVLTLSATPIPRTLHMSMIGVRDLSVIDEPPEERLPVQTFVVEYQEELVRDAIRRELEREGQVYFVFNRVKGIRSMQGKLQKLIPEARIAVAHGQMGERELEAVMVAFLDGEIDVLISTTIIETGMDIPNVNTMIIFDADRLGLSQLYQLRGRIGRSNRLAFAYFTFQKNKVLSEVAEKRLKAIREFTEFGAGFKIAMRDLEIRGAGNLLGAEQHGHMASIGYDLYVKYLEQAVSLYTGSLELGSEESESKLELQVDAYIPDEYIQDAEQKIRMYKRIATIESTADYSEILDELIDRFGEPPAALINLMRIAKVRAGAKHAGFSTISHTKKGVVMNFAKALSFTPELGKMLMDHYARMVDFDLSTEFPKIFLLKRDCTAEEALLLMEEAVGMICEFFKN